A window of the Oscillospiraceae bacterium genome harbors these coding sequences:
- a CDS encoding zinc ribbon domain-containing protein: MTTKLFCGTCKAFMVEESGTGEAKAKYRYYRCVNTKRHKTCNAKRKTVRKQPIEDAVVKAIMEKIMDDNFLNKIAEAVMNLQTHESGALPLLKKQLVEVERGIQNMLNAIQAGIFNSSTKQRLDELEKEKSDLELNIAQEEMQRPMFTREQVICWLEYFRKTDIKSLDSRRILIDRFVNAVVVYDDYILITFNYKDGAKRISFSDIESSDLSLVGGPYDKPHG, translated from the coding sequence TTGACTACAAAACTGTTTTGCGGAACATGCAAAGCTTTTATGGTTGAAGAAAGCGGCACTGGTGAGGCCAAAGCAAAATATCGATACTACCGCTGCGTGAATACAAAGCGACATAAGACATGCAATGCAAAACGCAAAACTGTTCGGAAACAGCCTATCGAGGATGCCGTTGTCAAAGCTATAATGGAAAAAATTATGGACGACAACTTCTTGAACAAAATTGCTGAAGCTGTTATGAATTTGCAAACGCATGAAAGCGGTGCGCTTCCACTTTTAAAAAAGCAGTTGGTAGAAGTAGAACGCGGAATTCAAAACATGCTCAATGCAATTCAGGCAGGGATTTTCAACTCCTCGACAAAGCAACGCCTCGATGAACTGGAAAAAGAAAAGAGCGATTTGGAGCTGAACATCGCCCAAGAAGAGATGCAGCGTCCTATGTTTACGCGAGAACAGGTTATCTGCTGGTTGGAGTATTTTAGGAAAACAGATATCAAAAGCCTTGACTCGCGGCGCATACTTATTGATCGATTTGTCAACGCTGTTGTTGTATACGACGACTACATTCTCATCACGTTCAATTATAAAGATGGTGCAAAACGAATTTCATTTAGCGATATTGAGAGTTCGGATTTATCATTGGTCGGGGGACCATATGATAAACCGCATGGTTAA
- a CDS encoding recombinase family protein — MNGVIYARYSSEGQREESIEGQFRECKEYCEKNGISIIQNYIDRAYSAKTDNRPAFLNMIRDSAKGLFDVVVVWKLDRFARNRYDSAHYKAALKKNGVRVISAKENIADGPEGIILESMLEGMAEYYSAELSVKVLRGHTENALKCKYNGGTPTFGYSIDADRHYQIDNDRATIVLEIFKQYDSGKTMKEIMK; from the coding sequence ATGAATGGCGTCATTTATGCTCGCTATTCCAGCGAAGGGCAACGCGAAGAAAGCATCGAAGGGCAATTTCGTGAATGTAAAGAATACTGTGAGAAGAACGGAATCTCAATTATCCAGAACTACATTGATCGTGCTTACTCCGCTAAGACAGACAACCGACCTGCTTTTCTTAATATGATACGGGACAGCGCCAAGGGGCTTTTTGATGTTGTTGTGGTATGGAAACTGGATCGGTTCGCCCGCAACCGTTATGACAGTGCCCATTACAAAGCTGCTTTGAAGAAAAACGGCGTCAGAGTAATCTCAGCAAAAGAGAATATTGCGGATGGACCGGAAGGTATTATTTTGGAATCCATGCTTGAAGGTATGGCTGAATACTATTCTGCGGAGCTTTCTGTTAAGGTTCTTCGCGGGCATACTGAAAATGCATTAAAATGTAAGTATAACGGCGGGACACCAACTTTTGGGTATAGCATCGATGCGGACAGACATTATCAGATCGACAACGATAGGGCTACTATTGTACTGGAAATTTTCAAGCAATATGACTCCGGCAAGACAATGAAAGAAATTATGAAGTAG
- a CDS encoding helix-turn-helix domain-containing protein has product MSDIAGTRQSSINRYESGQSVPSIETFRWYADYFDVSLDYIFDTPQGKLYQFEPQAVREKVENNVEMRRFVEMCFDPKSPMNTKLKKHW; this is encoded by the coding sequence TTGTCTGATATCGCTGGCACCCGTCAGTCGAGCATCAACCGCTATGAAAGCGGACAGTCGGTGCCGTCGATAGAAACATTTCGTTGGTATGCTGATTATTTTGATGTTTCACTTGATTATATTTTTGATACACCGCAAGGCAAATTGTACCAGTTTGAACCTCAAGCAGTTCGTGAGAAGGTAGAAAACAATGTCGAAATGAGGCGGTTCGTAGAGATGTGCTTTGATCCGAAATCGCCGATGAACACAAAATTAAAAAAACACTGGTAA
- a CDS encoding AAA family ATPase codes for MSKYSEQLHVTYQKAILSFVQAYPANDKDLSKQIDAFSRSNALYFWYSFSTNADACTEAINEIYTKETERVEYTARDVNEAMAFLSEHNVTMRVPDFFVDMIEYDVKNKTVFCRKFAEGMKLIYLTFVLIDDAVTFEEARMVSRCYQVLIDACDSKGINPYKFDVDPYEYVTASSSNDVAPKSYDIRKSSGKIAGKEENALDALHDLIGLKAAKKEIDDIINFARVQEIRKKRGYPPAPMSYHLVFTGNPGTGKTTVARLVAQIYKGIGVLSKGQLVEAESNDLVAGYVGQTAIKTHELVKKAIGGVLFIDEAYTLADGNDQGYGQETIDTLLKDMEDNRNDLAVIVAGYDERMQKFIDSNPGLKSRFNHYIHFEDYTAHELCMIFESLCDKNKYTETAGAKDKVNACFEYKVSHHLNDGNGRDVRNFFEATILRQSNRIAKNIDDGVENVTEITAEDIDWNEANTEASIEEAIKELKALTGLQNVKKEIEDLLQVVRLQKVRKEQGLKVPALSLHLVFTGNPGTGKTTVARCVAKIYKALGLLSSGQLIETDRSGLVAGYVGQTAIKTSEVINKAIGGVLFIDEAYTLSGGGENDFGQEAIDTLLKAMEDHRDNLVVIVAGYDDLMTKFINSNPGLASRFNRYIHFDDYNTEELSDIFGRLCTNNQYYLSDEAKTALNTYFQTVSAASIGNGRGVRNIFEKTVTQQAKRLSAAGYSDAKAISTIEKDDILSAVAEERTI; via the coding sequence ATGAGTAAATATTCAGAACAGCTTCATGTTACGTACCAAAAGGCGATCCTGTCTTTCGTTCAGGCATATCCAGCAAACGATAAGGATCTCTCAAAACAAATCGATGCCTTCAGTCGTTCTAACGCGCTGTATTTCTGGTACAGTTTTTCGACCAACGCCGATGCCTGTACCGAAGCTATAAACGAGATATATACAAAAGAGACCGAACGGGTAGAGTATACGGCTCGGGATGTAAACGAAGCCATGGCGTTTCTCTCAGAACATAACGTCACGATGAGAGTGCCTGACTTTTTCGTCGATATGATCGAATATGATGTTAAGAATAAAACTGTCTTCTGCCGGAAATTTGCAGAGGGAATGAAACTGATCTATCTAACGTTTGTCTTAATCGATGATGCCGTGACATTTGAAGAAGCGCGTATGGTCTCCCGCTGCTATCAGGTCCTCATTGATGCATGCGACAGCAAAGGAATCAACCCTTACAAATTTGATGTCGATCCATATGAATATGTGACCGCAAGCAGCAGCAATGATGTTGCCCCTAAGTCATACGATATTAGAAAATCAAGCGGTAAAATTGCAGGAAAAGAAGAAAATGCACTGGATGCTCTTCATGACCTCATTGGCTTGAAGGCGGCGAAAAAGGAGATCGACGACATCATAAATTTTGCCCGCGTTCAGGAAATCAGAAAAAAGAGAGGGTATCCACCGGCTCCAATGTCATACCATCTGGTGTTTACCGGTAACCCAGGCACGGGAAAAACAACTGTGGCGCGTTTGGTCGCGCAAATATATAAGGGCATCGGAGTGCTGTCCAAGGGACAACTCGTTGAAGCGGAAAGCAATGATCTGGTAGCCGGATACGTGGGACAAACCGCGATCAAAACACATGAACTCGTTAAGAAAGCCATTGGAGGCGTTCTTTTTATCGATGAAGCCTACACGCTGGCAGATGGCAATGATCAAGGATACGGTCAGGAAACGATTGATACCCTTTTAAAAGATATGGAGGATAATCGTAATGATCTGGCCGTGATTGTCGCGGGATATGATGAACGTATGCAGAAATTTATCGATTCAAACCCCGGCCTGAAATCACGTTTCAATCACTATATACATTTTGAAGATTATACCGCTCACGAATTGTGCATGATCTTTGAATCGCTCTGTGATAAAAATAAATATACTGAAACAGCAGGTGCAAAAGATAAGGTCAACGCCTGTTTTGAGTACAAGGTGTCTCATCATTTGAACGATGGCAACGGGCGTGATGTCAGAAACTTTTTTGAGGCGACCATTCTCAGGCAGTCGAATAGGATTGCTAAGAACATCGACGATGGCGTTGAGAATGTGACAGAAATAACCGCTGAGGATATCGACTGGAATGAGGCGAACACCGAGGCCTCGATCGAAGAGGCTATAAAAGAGCTGAAAGCGCTGACAGGCCTGCAAAACGTTAAAAAGGAAATTGAAGACCTGTTACAGGTGGTACGGCTCCAAAAAGTTCGGAAAGAACAAGGGCTCAAAGTACCCGCTCTTTCTCTGCATCTTGTTTTCACGGGAAACCCCGGTACCGGAAAGACGACAGTTGCAAGATGCGTTGCGAAGATATACAAGGCTCTTGGACTTCTGTCTTCCGGGCAACTGATCGAAACCGATAGAAGTGGCCTGGTCGCAGGCTATGTTGGGCAGACGGCTATTAAAACTTCTGAAGTAATCAATAAAGCAATCGGCGGGGTACTTTTCATCGATGAAGCATATACGCTTTCGGGCGGCGGTGAAAATGATTTTGGCCAGGAAGCGATCGACACACTTCTGAAAGCAATGGAGGACCACCGCGATAATCTGGTTGTCATCGTTGCAGGCTACGATGACCTCATGACAAAATTCATCAATTCAAACCCCGGGCTTGCTTCCAGATTTAATCGGTACATCCATTTCGACGATTACAACACGGAAGAATTGTCTGATATCTTTGGCAGATTATGCACTAATAACCAATACTATCTTTCGGATGAAGCCAAAACGGCGTTGAATACATATTTTCAAACTGTGTCGGCGGCATCGATTGGAAACGGCCGCGGCGTACGAAATATCTTTGAAAAGACCGTTACTCAACAGGCAAAAAGGTTATCGGCTGCAGGCTACAGCGATGCCAAAGCAATTTCAACGATTGAAAAAGATGATATCCTATCCGCTGTTGCAGAAGAAAGGACCATTTGA
- a CDS encoding DUF4236 domain-containing protein, which translates to MGWYFRKSKSLGPFRLNFSKSGIGVSTGVKGARISSGPRGTYFNAGSNGIYYRKKLDAKKAPAKREVSPNTAGKTQYSSQIHLGSGSAEFITSDTAAIINRIKCARIISGIWLALLILSIILFPVNVLFLLLSAILIVLRIVFRKSFAVRIDDELDESDQSEWHTMAESLSMLKNCRRMWLVESSAAVADVKNNAGANQTINRSSVKSIKIIRPYGSNAGKIKIPAQVIQVACKHYFIIFMPSLILVIHGASISGYKYNEMNFTFSTTRFIEKGKSTAKDAEIVDWTWQYMNRNGTPDMRYRQNQKYPVYRYGTFTMSVPDGFLISFQLSNTNVSAILSPSFEKYKDYKCSKKSIIPQKQPEVILPDKTPIDESRPSVTDGKQISEIAKESDAAYSDNGLIKELAHYFSIEGVNHE; encoded by the coding sequence ATGGGGTGGTATTTTAGAAAAAGCAAATCTTTGGGACCATTTCGCCTTAATTTCTCAAAATCTGGAATAGGCGTTTCCACAGGCGTAAAAGGAGCCAGAATTTCATCGGGGCCACGCGGCACATATTTTAATGCCGGCAGCAATGGCATATACTACAGAAAAAAGCTCGATGCGAAAAAGGCGCCGGCAAAACGCGAGGTATCTCCGAATACCGCCGGCAAAACGCAATATTCGTCACAAATCCATTTGGGTTCCGGATCGGCAGAATTTATTACGAGCGATACCGCTGCCATAATTAATAGAATCAAATGCGCCAGAATCATCTCCGGGATTTGGCTTGCTCTGCTGATACTGAGCATTATTTTGTTTCCGGTCAATGTGCTTTTTCTGCTCCTCTCTGCGATATTGATAGTCCTTCGGATCGTCTTTAGGAAATCATTCGCTGTCAGAATAGATGATGAATTGGATGAAAGCGATCAAAGCGAATGGCATACAATGGCGGAATCACTTTCAATGTTAAAAAATTGCAGGAGAATGTGGTTAGTCGAATCCTCGGCCGCTGTTGCGGATGTTAAGAATAACGCAGGGGCGAATCAAACCATAAATAGGAGCTCAGTAAAGAGTATAAAAATCATTCGTCCTTATGGCTCTAACGCAGGGAAGATAAAGATTCCCGCACAGGTAATTCAGGTGGCCTGCAAGCATTATTTTATTATTTTCATGCCGAGCCTCATACTCGTCATTCATGGCGCTTCAATATCCGGCTATAAATATAATGAAATGAATTTTACATTTTCCACCACACGATTCATTGAAAAAGGCAAAAGCACGGCAAAAGACGCAGAGATCGTCGACTGGACATGGCAATATATGAACCGGAACGGCACCCCGGATATGCGATATCGCCAAAATCAAAAATATCCGGTTTACCGGTATGGCACATTTACAATGTCTGTCCCAGATGGATTCTTAATCAGCTTTCAACTGTCAAATACCAATGTTTCCGCCATACTGAGTCCTTCTTTTGAAAAATATAAGGATTATAAATGTTCTAAAAAATCAATTATACCCCAGAAACAGCCTGAAGTGATACTCCCGGATAAAACACCGATTGATGAGTCCAGGCCTTCAGTAACCGATGGAAAGCAGATATCTGAAATCGCCAAAGAAAGTGACGCTGCATACAGCGACAATGGGTTGATAAAAGAGTTGGCGCACTATTTCTCCATTGAGGGCGTGAATCATGAGTAA
- a CDS encoding DNA-binding protein — protein sequence MEYISIRQTSEKWGLSRRRIQVLCTNGRIPGAFRIGYSWAIPVNAEKPKDARIKSGKYVKRVNTK from the coding sequence ATGGAGTACATATCAATTCGTCAGACATCTGAAAAATGGGGTCTATCACGCAGAAGAATACAGGTGCTTTGCACTAACGGCCGTATACCTGGGGCTTTTCGCATCGGATACTCGTGGGCAATTCCGGTCAATGCTGAAAAGCCAAAAGATGCGCGAATAAAAAGTGGTAAATATGTTAAGCGAGTTAATACCAAGTAA
- a CDS encoding superoxide dismutase, translating to MAEHYPFQNFPLPYAYDALEPYIDTKTMHLHHDKHLQTYIDNLNRALSACPAQQNSTLPQLLCCTHLPRAKEEEILHNAGGVWNHRLYFAGLASAGSKVPSGALAEAISCRFGSFEAFQQQFTAAALSVFGSGYAWLAAARCGRLLLFTTPNQETTLCRGLRPLLCLDVWEHAYYLKHFNKRVDYIADWFQVVNWAQAEQQYAFCSRKNAKNEKQD from the coding sequence ATGGCCGAGCACTATCCGTTTCAAAATTTTCCGCTGCCCTATGCCTATGATGCACTGGAACCGTACATCGACACTAAGACCATGCATCTGCACCACGACAAACATCTGCAGACCTACATCGATAACCTAAACCGCGCGCTTTCTGCATGTCCCGCACAGCAGAACAGCACATTGCCGCAGCTGCTCTGCTGCACACACTTGCCGCGGGCAAAGGAAGAGGAAATTCTGCACAACGCCGGCGGCGTCTGGAACCACCGGCTCTACTTTGCGGGTCTCGCGTCGGCCGGCTCCAAGGTACCCAGTGGCGCGCTTGCCGAGGCGATTTCCTGCCGTTTTGGCAGCTTTGAGGCATTTCAGCAGCAATTTACCGCCGCTGCGCTGTCGGTATTCGGTTCTGGCTATGCATGGCTTGCAGCGGCCCGCTGCGGGCGTTTGCTGCTTTTCACGACACCCAACCAAGAGACGACCCTCTGCCGCGGGCTGCGCCCGCTTCTTTGCCTGGACGTATGGGAACACGCCTATTACTTGAAGCACTTTAATAAGCGCGTCGACTACATTGCCGACTGGTTTCAGGTTGTCAACTGGGCGCAGGCAGAGCAACAGTACGCATTTTGCAGCCGAAAAAACGCAAAAAATGAAAAACAGGATTGA
- a CDS encoding xanthine permease has protein sequence MKRSKQVIGYLPDEKPEGWKLLLYAIQQVIVMFPATVTVALITGFQVSTTIFASGLSTLCFILITGKKIPLYYGSSFSYLTAISSMVAAQGTQQQLAAFKATGILPTELISYAQFGIILSGLVSVAAGLLVRYSGQNAVEKILPPSITGSISMVIGLTLAGSALSSAAPVSGGKGATGTNWVWVVSLITLLSTILFARYLKGVLAQLPLLLGALVGCAAAGLLYAFGGADFSLFRQMPQDALNASLWSWGPFAVPAFSLPKVSIPALVAIMPIAIATIPESTAHIYQLDVYVNNLADQKGKKHYPLAQMLDRNLIGDGLCDMISGFVGGPAGTNYGENLSTMAITKVFSVPVLIAAAIIAMVVSFFTPLMQVIYGIPLAVIGGLEIYLFGAIAAQGIAIMIDRKVDMFSSKNIAVIASVLVIGIGGQYAFNGNIPFFGMQVPCIAGAAIFGIALNLLLSIGDKKRAAGASEEASAKE, from the coding sequence ATGAAACGTTCCAAACAGGTAATCGGCTACCTGCCGGACGAAAAACCAGAGGGCTGGAAGCTGCTTCTTTATGCGATTCAGCAGGTTATCGTCATGTTTCCGGCTACCGTTACGGTTGCGCTCATCACCGGATTCCAGGTATCTACCACCATCTTTGCCAGCGGCCTTTCCACCCTGTGCTTTATTCTGATTACAGGTAAAAAGATTCCGCTGTACTACGGCTCCAGTTTTTCGTACCTGACGGCCATTTCCAGTATGGTTGCGGCGCAGGGCACGCAGCAGCAGCTGGCCGCTTTTAAGGCCACCGGCATTCTGCCTACTGAGCTCATCTCTTACGCGCAGTTTGGCATTATCCTTTCAGGTTTGGTTTCCGTTGCGGCTGGTCTTTTGGTGCGCTACAGCGGGCAGAATGCCGTGGAAAAGATTCTGCCGCCCAGCATTACCGGCTCCATCTCCATGGTTATCGGCCTTACTCTCGCTGGCAGCGCGCTGAGCAGCGCGGCGCCGGTCTCCGGTGGCAAGGGCGCAACCGGCACAAATTGGGTATGGGTTGTTTCGCTTATTACCCTGCTGTCCACCATCCTGTTTGCCCGCTATCTCAAGGGCGTGCTCGCGCAACTGCCGCTGCTCTTGGGTGCGCTGGTCGGGTGCGCGGCGGCTGGGCTCCTATATGCCTTTGGCGGGGCGGATTTCAGCCTCTTCCGCCAGATGCCGCAGGACGCATTAAACGCTTCCCTGTGGTCCTGGGGACCGTTTGCGGTGCCGGCATTTTCACTGCCGAAAGTCTCCATACCAGCTTTGGTTGCCATTATGCCTATTGCTATTGCAACCATACCCGAATCTACCGCACACATCTATCAGTTGGATGTCTACGTGAATAACTTAGCCGACCAAAAGGGTAAGAAACACTATCCACTGGCGCAGATGCTCGACCGCAACCTCATCGGCGACGGTCTGTGCGACATGATCTCTGGTTTTGTCGGCGGGCCTGCGGGTACCAACTACGGCGAAAACCTAAGTACCATGGCAATTACCAAAGTGTTTTCCGTGCCGGTCCTCATTGCCGCGGCCATTATCGCCATGGTGGTGTCGTTCTTTACACCGCTTATGCAGGTCATTTACGGGATCCCACTGGCGGTCATTGGCGGACTGGAAATCTACCTGTTCGGTGCCATTGCGGCACAGGGCATTGCTATTATGATCGACCGCAAAGTGGATATGTTCAGTTCCAAAAACATTGCGGTCATTGCCTCGGTACTGGTTATCGGTATCGGCGGGCAGTACGCTTTTAACGGCAATATCCCGTTTTTCGGTATGCAGGTTCCCTGCATTGCCGGTGCTGCCATTTTTGGCATTGCGCTCAATCTGCTTTTGAGCATTGGTGACAAAAAGAGAGCTGCAGGAGCTTCTGAAGAAGCCTCCGCAAAAGAATAA
- a CDS encoding N-acetyltransferase, with product MDVTIRKEAPGDRYAAEYMTKKAFWNLHFPGCSEHYLVHRLRRDAAYLPQLSRVAEYKGQIVGAIYCAKAFVRSSEGKQLPVLTFGPLCVEPDFQKRGIGGQLLQTVMRLAGEAGWKGVVIYGETSYYPRFGFAAGTRFGITDEKGENPSALMAAELIPGGLAEISGQFYEPSVYINLPQSEVDQYDKLFPYLEKRVLPGQWKL from the coding sequence ATGGATGTAACAATCAGAAAAGAAGCTCCCGGTGACCGCTACGCCGCGGAATATATGACCAAAAAGGCATTCTGGAACCTGCACTTTCCGGGCTGCAGTGAGCATTACCTGGTGCACCGCCTGCGTCGCGACGCCGCCTATCTACCGCAGCTTTCGCGTGTGGCAGAGTACAAAGGCCAAATCGTCGGCGCCATCTACTGCGCAAAGGCTTTTGTGCGCAGCAGCGAGGGAAAACAGCTGCCAGTCTTGACCTTTGGTCCGCTGTGTGTCGAGCCGGATTTTCAGAAGCGGGGTATCGGCGGACAGCTGCTCCAAACCGTTATGCGTCTTGCCGGTGAAGCCGGGTGGAAAGGCGTTGTCATTTACGGTGAAACTTCGTACTATCCGCGTTTTGGTTTTGCTGCGGGAACCCGCTTTGGCATCACGGACGAAAAGGGCGAAAATCCCTCTGCGCTGATGGCTGCTGAGCTTATTCCCGGGGGCCTCGCAGAGATTTCTGGGCAGTTTTACGAGCCATCGGTCTACATCAATCTGCCGCAGTCGGAGGTAGACCAATACGATAAGCTGTTTCCGTATCTAGAAAAACGGGTGCTGCCGGGGCAGTGGAAACTGTAA
- the dhaK gene encoding dihydroxyacetone kinase subunit DhaK, with protein sequence MKKFINDVSQVENEMIKGMVKAYPEYLRQLPGGNVVVRAKKKEGKVALISGGGSGHEPAHGGYVGTGMLDAAVPGPVFTSPTPDQIYEGIKAIATNKGVLMVVKNYTGDVMNFEMAEEMAQADGISVKHVVTNDDVAVKDSLFTVGRRGVAGTVFVHKIAGAKAEDGGTLDEVQETAQKVIDNVRTMGVAISPCTVPAAGKPGFELPENEMEVGIGIHGEPGTHREPIKKADEIVDILLDHILADLDYTRHEVAVMVNGSGGTPLMELFIINNHVHDVLESKGIHIYRTFVGNFMTSIEMQGFSLALLRLDDETKQLLDAPADTPAFKV encoded by the coding sequence ATGAAAAAGTTCATCAATGACGTTTCACAGGTCGAAAATGAAATGATCAAGGGCATGGTAAAGGCCTACCCTGAGTATCTGCGCCAGCTCCCGGGCGGCAATGTTGTCGTTCGTGCAAAGAAAAAAGAGGGCAAAGTTGCGCTTATCAGCGGCGGTGGCAGTGGGCACGAGCCTGCCCACGGCGGCTATGTCGGCACCGGCATGCTTGATGCTGCAGTGCCTGGCCCGGTCTTTACTTCACCGACACCAGACCAAATCTATGAGGGTATCAAGGCCATTGCCACCAACAAAGGCGTCCTGATGGTCGTAAAAAACTATACCGGCGATGTTATGAATTTTGAAATGGCCGAGGAAATGGCACAGGCAGACGGTATCTCTGTCAAGCACGTTGTCACCAATGACGATGTTGCCGTAAAGGACAGCCTCTTTACTGTAGGCCGCCGCGGTGTGGCTGGCACTGTTTTTGTGCACAAGATAGCCGGCGCTAAAGCAGAGGACGGCGGCACGCTTGACGAGGTACAGGAAACCGCACAAAAAGTGATTGATAATGTGCGCACGATGGGCGTCGCCATTTCCCCGTGCACCGTTCCGGCGGCGGGAAAGCCAGGCTTTGAGCTGCCCGAAAACGAGATGGAAGTCGGCATCGGCATTCACGGCGAGCCGGGCACGCACCGCGAGCCAATCAAAAAAGCGGACGAAATTGTCGACATTCTGTTAGACCATATTTTAGCTGACCTTGACTACACCAGACACGAGGTCGCCGTTATGGTCAATGGCTCTGGCGGCACTCCACTCATGGAGCTTTTCATTATCAACAATCATGTACATGATGTGCTGGAAAGCAAGGGCATCCATATTTACCGCACCTTTGTGGGCAACTTTATGACCTCTATCGAGATGCAGGGCTTCTCTCTGGCTCTCCTGCGCCTGGACGACGAGACAAAACAGCTGCTGGATGCCCCTGCGGACACACCGGCATTTAAAGTATAA
- the dhaL gene encoding dihydroxyacetone kinase subunit L has protein sequence MADSKQVLSIIQAIGEKIESEKDYLTELDQPIGDSDHGINMARGFAAVEKKLPTLAGKDIGSILKAVGITLVSTVGGASGPLYGTAFMRAGMAAPGKLEIDMDDFLKMLDAAVQGVEQRGHSTTEEATMIDAMVPALTAMQQAAAQGKDAKTVLEAGTKAAWAGVEHTKGLVATKGRASYMGERGIGHQDPGATSFAYVMETISSSLA, from the coding sequence ATGGCAGACAGCAAACAAGTACTCAGTATTATACAGGCGATCGGTGAAAAAATCGAGAGCGAAAAAGATTATCTTACCGAATTGGACCAGCCCATCGGAGACAGCGACCACGGTATCAACATGGCCCGCGGTTTTGCCGCCGTCGAAAAAAAGCTGCCGACTTTGGCGGGAAAAGACATTGGATCTATTTTAAAAGCCGTTGGCATCACGCTGGTTTCCACGGTTGGCGGGGCTTCCGGTCCGCTGTACGGCACAGCCTTTATGCGCGCTGGCATGGCGGCGCCTGGCAAGCTGGAAATTGACATGGACGATTTTCTCAAAATGTTGGACGCCGCAGTGCAGGGCGTTGAGCAGCGCGGCCACTCCACAACCGAAGAGGCCACAATGATTGACGCCATGGTGCCCGCCTTAACGGCGATGCAGCAGGCCGCTGCCCAGGGTAAAGATGCAAAAACCGTCCTGGAGGCCGGCACAAAGGCTGCGTGGGCCGGCGTAGAGCATACCAAGGGACTGGTTGCCACCAAAGGTCGCGCAAGCTATATGGGCGAGCGCGGCATTGGCCACCAGGATCCCGGTGCCACCTCCTTTGCCTATGTTATGGAAACCATTTCCAGCAGTCTTGCATAA
- the dhaM gene encoding PTS-dependent dihydroxyacetone kinase phosphotransferase subunit DhaM: protein MVGIVIVSHSENLAKSVVELAHMMAPTAKFAPAGGLEDGTFGTSFERVQAAIESICSDDGVVVLMDMGSAVMTTEMVLEMMPDKKVVMADCPLVEGAVTAAADAAGNMPLEKIMKDLSSLFTTHKF, encoded by the coding sequence TTGGTAGGAATTGTAATTGTATCGCACAGTGAAAATCTGGCGAAAAGCGTGGTCGAGCTGGCGCACATGATGGCGCCCACCGCCAAGTTTGCGCCTGCCGGTGGTCTGGAAGACGGCACGTTTGGTACCAGTTTTGAGCGTGTGCAGGCGGCCATTGAGTCAATCTGTTCCGACGACGGCGTCGTGGTGCTGATGGATATGGGCAGTGCCGTTATGACTACGGAAATGGTACTGGAAATGATGCCCGACAAAAAGGTTGTCATGGCCGACTGCCCGCTGGTCGAGGGCGCAGTCACTGCCGCAGCAGATGCCGCCGGCAATATGCCGCTTGAAAAGATCATGAAAGATTTGTCTTCGCTTTTCACAACGCACAAGTTTTAG
- a CDS encoding folate family ECF transporter S component: MQKSKFFSLFRDSATELHCLPALVTAALLLALHTVLAGLSIDVLPFLRISFSFLTTAVTGMLFGPSVAMLTAAAGDVLGYFMHPTGVFFPPYMLTGMFSACVYGVLLYHTPLRLPRVIAAKSIVTVFSNILMNTLWNSMVYGKSFVAILPLRIVKNLVLLPVEVLMLYFVCKVALKAYQTVFARRSAYAGHN, translated from the coding sequence ATGCAAAAAAGTAAATTTTTCTCTCTGTTCCGCGACTCTGCCACGGAACTGCACTGCCTGCCCGCACTGGTAACTGCGGCCCTGCTGCTGGCACTGCATACCGTTCTGGCCGGGCTGAGCATTGACGTGCTGCCCTTTCTGCGGATCAGCTTTTCCTTTTTGACAACCGCTGTGACCGGCATGCTCTTTGGCCCGAGCGTGGCTATGCTGACCGCCGCAGCCGGTGACGTATTGGGGTACTTTATGCACCCCACTGGCGTCTTTTTTCCGCCCTATATGCTCACGGGTATGTTTAGTGCCTGTGTGTACGGCGTACTGCTGTATCACACGCCGCTGCGTCTGCCGCGCGTGATTGCGGCGAAAAGTATTGTCACCGTTTTCAGCAATATTCTGATGAACACCCTGTGGAACTCCATGGTATACGGCAAATCGTTTGTGGCGATTCTGCCGCTGCGCATTGTAAAGAATTTGGTGCTGCTGCCAGTAGAGGTGCTGATGCTCTACTTTGTGTGCAAAGTAGCCTTGAAAGCATACCAGACCGTTTTTGCGCGGCGCAGCGCCTATGCCGGACACAACTGA